A genomic window from Bacteroidota bacterium includes:
- a CDS encoding T9SS type A sorting domain-containing protein, with translation MEKKLFLAAMLCAQMLGMQVMAQTIATVRTASIGSTVTVRGIVTNGSELGSIRYVQNGTAGIAIYGSNLSSLQRGNSVVATGPLTNYNNLLEVTPVNSFTDLGPQTLPAFQTITVPQMNETTEGELVRFDNCTFALGGGTFAGNTNYNVTSGGQTLQVRIANTSPLVGTVIPAAAVHLTGIASQFCVNPTSGCTTGYQLLLRDANDILQISTIFITAATTQTNISTTSFDLNWSTNVAGTNSYLQYGTTPALTGGTVTANNATNHTVTLTSLSPATVYYAKAYSILNQDTAVTLIAPFCTQSLSSGKITAYFNRIPDLSQSTGVDARYIGTKIADTLAAYINRATISLDICIYNWDNLTQGMKIVSAVNNAHQRGVAIRMIYDGSTNNSCLNSLNGAIKRLASPGGINYSIMHNKFVIIDENASDPNLPVVWTGSTNWTDQQLTEDANNVIIFQDQSLARGYKLEFDEMWGNSSQTAAATPVNSKFGQYKSDNTPHEYIIGGNSVQSYFSPSDQTNTQILNTIGTADTDLYFAQFVTTRSDLAYKIKDQIALNGLDSKGLIDDSSSSAIPYGILKPTMLSNLALYKHSWLLHQKYLIVDQSDFQSDPLVLTGSHNWSNNGNNKNDENTVIVHNLILANQYYQEFMGRWCEREGMTCTLSGTEDALQMELGVFPNPNNGNFNVRFEATADAVGVIELYDLTGKLVYATSNAIQSGINQISVTTAGLPRGMYALRMVAGETTWSSRVMLQ, from the coding sequence ATGGAAAAGAAACTCTTTTTGGCGGCGATGCTGTGCGCGCAGATGTTGGGCATGCAGGTAATGGCGCAAACGATCGCAACCGTTCGCACGGCTTCGATTGGCAGCACGGTGACGGTTCGCGGCATTGTGACGAACGGTTCGGAACTCGGCAGCATTCGCTACGTGCAAAACGGAACGGCGGGCATTGCGATTTACGGATCCAATTTGTCCTCGTTGCAACGCGGTAACTCGGTGGTGGCAACGGGTCCGCTCACGAACTACAACAATTTGTTGGAGGTCACGCCGGTCAATTCGTTTACGGATTTGGGGCCGCAGACTTTGCCTGCTTTTCAGACGATCACCGTTCCGCAAATGAACGAAACGACCGAAGGCGAATTGGTGCGTTTTGACAACTGTACCTTTGCCTTGGGAGGCGGTACATTTGCTGGGAATACCAATTACAATGTCACTTCCGGCGGACAAACGCTGCAAGTTCGGATTGCCAACACGAGCCCGCTTGTGGGAACGGTGATTCCCGCCGCCGCGGTGCACCTTACGGGAATTGCCTCGCAGTTTTGCGTCAATCCGACTTCCGGCTGCACGACAGGCTATCAACTCCTGTTGCGCGATGCCAACGACATCCTGCAGATTTCCACGATTTTCATCACGGCAGCGACTACGCAGACCAATATTTCGACGACAAGCTTCGATCTGAATTGGAGCACCAACGTGGCAGGAACGAATTCCTATCTCCAATATGGCACGACACCGGCCTTGACCGGGGGAACCGTCACCGCCAACAATGCAACGAACCATACCGTGACGTTAACGAGTTTGAGTCCTGCTACGGTCTATTATGCCAAGGCGTATTCGATTCTGAATCAGGACACTGCCGTGACCTTGATCGCTCCGTTTTGCACACAATCCTTGTCTTCGGGCAAAATCACCGCCTATTTCAACCGCATCCCCGACCTGAGCCAATCCACGGGCGTTGACGCGCGCTACATCGGCACCAAAATCGCCGATACTTTGGCGGCCTACATCAACCGCGCAACGATCAGCCTCGACATTTGCATCTACAATTGGGACAACCTCACGCAAGGGATGAAGATTGTATCGGCGGTGAACAATGCGCATCAACGTGGTGTGGCGATCCGCATGATTTACGATGGCAGCACCAACAATTCCTGCCTCAATTCGCTGAATGGTGCGATCAAACGGTTGGCTAGCCCTGGCGGAATCAACTACAGCATCATGCACAACAAGTTTGTGATCATCGACGAAAACGCATCCGACCCGAATCTTCCTGTGGTTTGGACCGGCTCGACCAATTGGACCGATCAGCAGCTCACCGAAGACGCCAACAATGTCATCATTTTCCAAGACCAAAGTCTGGCACGTGGCTACAAGCTGGAATTTGACGAAATGTGGGGGAATTCCAGTCAAACCGCTGCCGCTACGCCGGTCAATTCGAAGTTTGGACAGTACAAATCCGACAATACACCCCATGAATACATCATTGGTGGCAACAGCGTGCAAAGCTATTTCAGCCCATCCGACCAGACCAATACGCAGATTTTGAACACCATTGGCACGGCTGATACCGATTTGTATTTCGCGCAGTTTGTAACGACACGCTCAGACCTCGCCTACAAAATCAAGGATCAAATCGCGCTGAATGGGCTGGACAGCAAGGGTTTGATTGACGATTCCTCGTCGTCTGCCATTCCTTATGGCATCTTGAAACCGACCATGCTTTCGAACCTTGCTTTGTACAAACACAGTTGGCTGCTGCATCAGAAATACCTGATCGTGGATCAAAGCGATTTCCAGAGTGATCCTTTGGTGCTTACCGGTTCGCATAATTGGAGCAACAATGGCAACAACAAAAACGACGAAAACACGGTCATTGTCCACAATTTGATCCTTGCCAACCAATATTACCAGGAATTCATGGGCCGTTGGTGCGAACGCGAAGGCATGACTTGTACGCTTTCGGGTACCGAAGATGCGCTTCAGATGGAATTGGGCGTATTTCCGAATCCCAACAATGGCAACTTCAACGTTCGTTTTGAAGCGACAGCCGATGCCGTGGGCGTGATCGAACTATATGACCTGACCGGAAAATTGGTGTATGCAACTTCGAATGCGATTCAGTCGGGCATCAACCAAATTTCCGTGACAACTGCAGGGTTGCCCCGCGGGATGTATGCGCTGCGAATGGTAGCCGGAGAAACGACTTGGTCGAGCCGTGTGATGTTGCAATAG